AGCCATGGTTGCGACATGCGGAAGCTGATCCCGACCCAGCTGCGTTAGGCCTCAACTCGCGACATCTTGCCTACGTGATCTACACCTCGGGCTCCACCGGCACGCCAAAAGGCGTCATGATCGAGCACAGCTCGGTGATGAACTTTCTTTGCGCAATGAGAGAGATTTTAGGAGGTACGGGAGCACTGCTGGCAATAACGAGCATATCGTTCGACATCTCCGGACTTGAGTTATATCTGCCTTTGACTACAGGGGGGCAAGTCACACTAACCTCACGAGATGACAAGGCAGATCCGGATGCTCTGCAACATATGTTATTGAAGCACGATATAAGGCTGATGCAGGCGACGCCTGCAGTCTGGCAATCGCTGATCAATCAGGGTTGGCCAGGCTCACCCAACTTGACGCTTCTGTGCGGTGGCGAGGCACTGACTATTCAACTGTCTGAAAACCTGATTTCTAGGTCGATTCAACTTTGGAATTTGTATGGGCCAACAGAAACCACTATCTGGTCGACTTGCCTTTACGTCCGATCATCTTCCACAACCAATTCCTCAAATTATCAACCGATTGGCCGCCCAATTCTGAACACACGGATTTACCTTCTGGACAGTTACGGGCAGCCTGTGCCACTCGGCGCGGTGGGCGAGATGTACATCGGTGGAGCGGGTGTGGCGCGCGGCTATCTGGACCGCCCGGAGTTGACCGCGGAGCGCTTCCTCCCCGATCCCTTCTGTGGCGAGCTGGGCGCGCGCATGTACCGCACCGGAGACCTGGCGCGTTATCTGCCCGACGGCAACCTGGAGTTCCTCGGGCGGAACGACCATCAGGTGAAGATCCGCGGCTTCCGTATCGAGTTGGGCGAGATCGAAGCACGTCTGGCCGAGCATCCACTAGTGGAATCGGCCGTGGTTGGCGCCCGGGAGGACACACTGGGCGACAAGCGGCTAGTTGCTTACTACACAGGTGATCCTTCTNATGCATCTGGATACCATGCCGCTGACGCCCAACGGGAAGCTCGATCGCAAAGCGCTGCCGGCCCCCGAGAAGGACGCTTACACCACTCAAGCCTACGAACCGCCGCAGGGGGAAGCCGAGACTGTTCTGGCCCAGATATGGGAGGAGCTTCTGCACGTCGACCGAATCGGACGCCACGACAACTTCTTCGAGCTCGGCGGCCACTCCCTGCTGGCGGTTCAGGTAGTTCAGTACGTGCGTCAACTCGGATTCGACCTCGAAATCCGCGCCCTGTTCGCTACACCGAAACTGGCCGACCTTGCCGCATCCCTTCACCAGACTCCCAGCCTCTCCATTCCGCCCAACCTCATTCAACCGAACGATAGCGTCATCAGACCCGAGATGTTGCCACTAATCGATCTGACGCAGCAGGGGATCGATCGCATCGTTCGGCAGGTTCCAGGCAGCATCGCAAACATCCAGGATATTTATGCCCTTTCTCCCCTCCAGGAAGGCATCCTTTTCCACCACCTCATGGCCCATGCCGGCGATCCGTACCTGATCCGTACATTTTTATCGTTTGCCAGCCGAGCCTTGCTCGACCGATTCCTGTTTGCGGTTCAACAGATAGTCGATCGTCATGACATCCTCCGCACTTCATTTATCTGGGAAGGTCTCTCTGCCCCGGCACAGGTAGTGTGGCGGCAGGCCAAGATATCTGTTGTCGAACTGGAGCTCGATCCAGCCGCCGGGCCGATTGCAGATCAGCTTGCAAGTTATTTCGACCCAAAACAGGACCGCATTGACCTCGCGACGGCTCCGCTCCTGCGCTTCGTTGTCGCTCATGACCCCGCACAAGACCGCTGGCTGGCAATGCAGCTGATGCACCATCTTATTGGAGACCAGTCCACGCTGCACATGCTGCGCCAGGAAGTTGCTGCGTTTCTCGCCGGGGGAGCGCAATCTCTATCCCCCTCCGTGCCGTTCCGTAATCTGGTGGCGCAGGCGCGACTGGGCGTGACGGTGGAAGAGCACGAGCGCTTCTTCCGGCAGATGCTCGGGGATATCACCGAACCCACATTAGCCTTCGGCATCACGGATGTTTATCAGGATGGCAGCAGCAGCACGGCAACGCGGCGAATGCTTCCACGGATGCTGAACGACCGCTTACGCAGGCAGGCTCGGCGAC
The genomic region above belongs to Edaphobacter dinghuensis and contains:
- a CDS encoding condensation domain-containing protein; this encodes MHLDTMPLTPNGKLDRKALPAPEKDAYTTQAYEPPQGEAETVLAQIWEELLHVDRIGRHDNFFELGGHSLLAVQVVQYVRQLGFDLEIRALFATPKLADLAASLHQTPSLSIPPNLIQPNDSVIRPEMLPLIDLTQQGIDRIVRQVPGSIANIQDIYALSPLQEGILFHHLMAHAGDPYLIRTFLSFASRALLDRFLFAVQQIVDRHDILRTSFIWEGLSAPAQVVWRQAKISVVELELDPAAGPIADQLASYFDPKQDRIDLATAPLLRFVVAHDPAQDRWLAMQLMHHLIGDQSTLHMLRQEVAAFLAGGAQSLSPSVPFRNLVAQARLGVTVEEHERFFRQMLGDITEPTLAFGITDVYQDGSSSTATRRMLPRMLNDRLRRQARRLQVSLASLCHLAWAQVLTRITNSDTVVFGTVLFGRMHGEGEDDKATGLFINTLPIRFDLGNIATEAAVRLVQSRLSELLMHEHASLALAQRGSSIEAQMPLFNTVFDYRHSSQSLGSVNTNALEQDLSGIEVLGNEIRNNYPISLSVDDFGNSLGLDALITQSLFPERICDYMQQALESLADALETDPETPVRKLEVVPLAERKLLLETWNATEAPYADSLCIHQLFEEQVRKNPDAKALIFK